The Lutzomyia longipalpis isolate SR_M1_2022 chromosome 2, ASM2433408v1 DNA window tcatttatttcagtaacattatgattttttatttaaatttaatttttcatgcaaattctctcactctttttctatgaaataaattttcttttaggtttttttacAGGgcaatgcaaaagaatttacagTGGGaagattaaatattaatttatttttaaaaaattgatttgaagtaaaagattttttccttattcATTAATAAGATTTTCATCTTGAATTAaggacattttttaaattcctttatagaattaatttaaaagaaaaatagaaaatattccaattctttttttgaagaaaagtaaaacattttgagagaaattctataaaacaaaaaaataagtaatagAGAGCAAGAACAAACAAAacataatatgaaaaataatcataatttGCAACTAAACAACCTAAAactaatacaaaaaataataatgaacgGTGGGTAAAAAATGTTCCGtaattaacttaaaaataataataaacaaacaaacaaaaagaacctgcgtaatttttgaaaaatcatgggatgaaaatttcccaaataattgatttttcttcgttGTTTCTTTAGGaatcattcaaaagaaaataaaataagaatgcAGACTTTcattaaaacagaaaattaaatctaataattctattataaaaatataatatctTCCCACGAagaatttccaattaattcaaaaatgaaaattttacaaaaatgctCAACAATGAAGACTTTATAAATAAAGGAAAGatctaatataaaaaaaaactgaattgtCTACataattttggatattttatttacatttcttaaaaaatattcttttaatgtaATTCCTCTTGCCCTATGTTCTATGATTACTTAATTGTGATTATGACTAAACCTCTTTTATTCATCTCTCCccatttttcttgttatttaatgttcatattttaattaatttaatcaaatcgAATTAGTCTCTTTGTTAATAGCCACTTTATCGAACACTTTGAATTGTAATTAATtggttggaaatttttttcttcattctctttAACCCCTCACCTCCGCCCTTCATGCAATCCTCAAACTATTTCATGCTATACCTcaagcaattttctttcatataaattaaatctattacaccattggatttttttatgtgactcttttttttaataaattatttaattcattttgcttatttttgcGCACTTTCTGtttcctatttttttctcttgcattTTTCTGTTACATTTAATCAGTCAATTTGCTTTGTTGCTTTCTTgctcaataaatcaattttaattttctttttctccttaaCTTTTAGTCTTCTTTTGCAAacacttttgaaatttattttcggcagatttttttttcaataaaatttcactttggaagaaattaaaaagaagaataaatgtaTTTGTATAGTTTAACTATAGTAATGTGAGGAATTTGAGATATGCTATTGTATGCTTTAGGATCTAGATGGCGTGCACGTGAATTACTtctatttcttcatttctttgtgttttagaGATTAGAGAAAATGCTCATGATGCTtgatattttgaaagagaattctctttgatgatttttatccaaaaaatgtctttttttttttcatttccttccggttattttcttccaagataaatgataattttttaactctCAAAAATTGCAGCAAGAATAGATGAGAAAGGTTTGTaagtaaaataaacattaatgcATTGGCTACATTAACCTCCTTCAAATCATTGCGTTTTCCCCGCTCTAAAGTCAATTGTGATATCTatattcaatcaattaatttattttaagtgttagaaagaaaatcatgctAATGAATGTAaatcttaattctttttacttaaaaaatactttaaatttcaataaaataattatacaattagattacaatttttaatgatttttaaagcatcgaaagaaattttaaagctaTAGCTGaagtttgatatttttccGTGTTTTTCCCTccgattttattcaattttatgctaCTCTTTATTACATACATTTTCCCTACATtcccacataaaaaaaaaacacattcaaAACCTTCtggcaaaattattttaccttAAAAACCTAtgcaacagaaaaaaatctaataaattggTATACAAAAATGGAGGGGAGAAGAAATGTTTAAGAGCAAAAgattaatggatttttctcattttcacctTTAAGTGCTCTCTAAATATTTCTATGTCgtccaaaatattttctttttctttgtatgCCATCTAATGTGAACCATTCTTGCTCTATATTTCCGCATCCTACACCGCATTGTGATAAAGCAAttcaattgaggaaaaaagaattattttactaaattccATGcgtggagttttttcttttatctttttctatttaacCTTAGAAAATTCATCTATATACGTAAATAGCAGTCTTGTGAGTAAGGAATCCACAAATGCTGTTATCGCTTTCtgtcaatttgaaaatttggattttatttttcagggGAAAATGTCaagttttaatttgaaaaaaatatcgataaatatttttagatctTTCAGTATGTTTTTGACGTTTCTCAAGTCTCGTTAGTTGGACATTGTGTATGTGTTCTTAACGTCTGTCAACTTCTGTCAAATTTCTGACATTTATCAACATCTGTCAAATTTCTGACATTTATTAACTTGTCaaattttaactgaaatttATCTCTGCAAtatctaaaattttctatttgtttttttctttcaattccctgacacattttcacaaattaccattgaaataaaaatttattcgcaTGACGTTACGTTTGACGTGTCTCAGAACTGttaaaatcttaatatttCTGTGCttgttctcattttctttttgaatatttctttaataacgACAATCAGCAATTTATTGGATTTGGATgcattttttgtacaaaaaaggggaaaaaatgaacaaattgtTGGATTTTTTATATAGGAAAGACGGCGGGAAATTATATATAGGTTTTTCCTCATTATAAGGGATTATTTCCTCATAATTGTAGGTGTATAGTGGGTGTGtgtatttgtgtgtgtgtaaaataaagaagaaacacaaaaaataacaatttatgtaaaaaaaaaacaaagagtgaataataaatattaatgtaaatatatttaataaaaaaatggatatAGGAATTGAGTCTTGTCATTTAAccattttcgtttttttccttaattttttttgacctcTTTTAACCTTTATTATGCTATTTTTCAtctatttttgcatttttatatttttatgagcaATGCTGATTAGCTCACTAAAATAGGAAAGTCtacaaaatagtttttctttttctcacagaGATTTTCAAACATCTCTCACTCTTTTGCTCTAAAATCTATTGGAGTGGATAGtagatttttgtttgtttgtttaaaaCTCATCTATATTAGTAAGGTAGTAATTTTCCTTTGGATTTATTCTTAGTTTATCattttaacttattttcttttctttttttaaactttttttttgtggcaGTTTTCgtgtttttgagatatttcttttttattctttaaataatattcttttttctccatttatttagtttttttttgaggaattatGCGCGACAGAGTatgttgtatatatatttatgtttttagcAATGCTGTGTGTCCTACCTTATTAATTTGGTGTAGTGGCCTTGGGATTTTCACATTTGGTGAAATCAATTTGAGCATAGTTGAAGGCGACAGTCGGCACTTGGGTGGCACCCGTGGGGGCAGCATTGGGGCTGGGACTGGCCGAGGAGTCACCCGAAAGGGAGGCATTTTTCGATGAGGCGCTCGATGATGATAGATCAGCTGCCTCTTGCCGCGCTAGTGGCGCCACACCGGCAGCGCCTGCGCTGCATGGTGGCAAATCTAGGCTGGCATAGTGAAGTTCCCGCTCAGACGTGACGGAAGGTGGGCGGGATGTTTGTTCCGTGGCAGAATCCGGACGTGATGTGGACTCCGTGAAGGATTGTGGGCGCATAAGGGTGGCACTGGAGGGACTTTTGCTGCCGCAAAGTGTGCTCGAGGATGACGATGAGCCGCACAGCGTTGAGGCGGATGAGGAAGACGAAATTGGTGGCACGTGGTCACTATTTGCCGAATTGGGGCGATTGAGACTCAAACTCGAGATTTTTGACGTTATTTTGTCACTATTGACCGAATTTGGTCTCGATGCTACGCGTAGAGAGTCAAAAGAGCCATCAGACTCTTTGCCATACCTTAAACAGggggaaatatattttttaaaaaagttacgTGTGTGTCTTGGGTAAAGACCTCAAGTGTCTTTGCTATTGCTTTCAACGCCAAATCGGCGCAAGAATGAACTAATCTTCAACTTAATACTACAAATAGTTACAcaatgctattttttttaaagaagagaatgaaagaaaaactcaccagAATGGACGCTTCAGCGATGATGGATTCGTCGTACGGGGGCTAACAACTTTATCCTCTCGCGATGCCTCCTCTTCCGCCGAGGCGATGGGAATAAAACCCTCAAAGGTATTCAGTGAGAGCTCACTGGAATTCTTATTGACCGGCGTAACTCTCTTTGGTGGTACCCTCTCCACCGTGGTGGCAGCTGGTCTCATTAGGACATAGTCTCCAGCCACATCCTCAGCACTATTCCTCAGCGGTGATACCGATGGGGTAATTTTACGTACACCCACAGGGGTACAGTTAACATAGTCCGGCACCTCAATGGAGAGCCGACGAATCTTTGTTTGCTGCGCCACTGAGTCAACGTATCGATTCTCCTCAGCTGAACACTTTCGGATTCCCTTGGATGAGCACTCATCCGATGAGATACCCTCCATGGGGACAGGGGTGGTTGGTGTGGCTACACCACTACTCCCATGCGATGCTTCCTCCTCTGCCAGCATCACTGTGCCACTTGATCCATCTACGAGACATTTTCGTGGCTCTGTGTGTTGGAATGGTTTCATTGGGCTACTTGGGCTAAAGGGGAAGATTGCGGCATTTGATCCtacagagagagaaataaaataaaaatctatttcttaaaaaaaacgttaattaTCTTTCCGGAACAATTGATATGTGTCCGGAATGTATTATAAGTGCCTGGAAGTTCAGCAGGATGACTGTcaattgcatcaggaagtttctaagggatcttaggaacttccttttcatcacccggctgatccttgtgTCATCTTTTGGGCCAAAATCTGAGTCTATAAAAGTACTTcatgaaattgcaaagagaactTCCTAAATGGCCAGATTTTGATCCCTAAATgaatcaaggatcagccgggggTTGAAAAGTGGGTTCCTAGGaacccttagaaacttcctgatgcaattggCAGTCATCTTGCTGAACTTCCAGGCACTTATGGTACTTTCCGGGCATACATCATACCGTTCCGGGAAGGAAaagtatattaaaaaaatctaaaaaacttcaagttgctttTTTAATTACCTGTTGGTGTCACAATGCCACTATCCTTTGATTCAGATCGATGAGCTGGTGGTTGCGTTGCAACAGTCGTATTTAGTGGCAAAAACGACTGCTGCGGCTCACCCTTCCCCGTTAGAGAACTCCTTCCGGAATACATTGGCTGCTTCCCTTGAATTGCAATTGGCATTGAGGTCATCCTTGGGGTATTTGACTCCTTTTTCCCACTCCCATTGCGCCTGGCATTCTGGAAGCTCATGTTAATGTACTCATCCGATGCTGGTTTCTCCGGAATTGTGTTATTATTGACTGTCTTGGAATTCTTCGTGGACCACGACATCTCAATGTAACCTTCCGGAGCGCTGGACATTCGTGGCATATCCACATCCATTTTCTCATGAATCCCCTCAACGGGACTCATATTAAGGTAGTCATCAGATGTTGTGGAGGCTTTTGGGGAGGTGGCCAAGGTGGAACTACTCGGTACTGGACGTCCTCCCAAAACAGGTGACATCTCCACGTTATTGTTATTCTTCACCAATGACCTGAGAGGAACCGTCCGGGGGGACATGTAGGACTTTACGGGGGAACTTGAGAGACTTGGGCTCTTTGACATAGCCACAGGTCTCATTTCAACGTACCCATCTGTACTATCCGTTCGTGCGTAGGCAGTCTCATGGGGGAAATTGCAGGATTCTGATGATTGAGATGAGGGTACGGGCATTGGCATTGTTGACGTGGGTGTATCTTCATCGCCCCGCGAGAAGTCAATCTCCATGAAATCATCCATTAGTTCGGGATTTGCCCGTTTGTCCAGCATTGGGGCACTCGAGGATTTCTTCCCACTCTTTGTGGATCCATTGTTATTGGCCAGATTTGTCTGAACAATGGTCGATTGGGTATGCGTCATACCACCCTTGTACTGCTCCGAACGCGGAACTTTGGCACGTGAACCCAGCGAGAAGGCCCTAGCCCGCAGACTGGAGTTGTCTGTATTGAGAAGATCAATACGGAATTTGCGCTTATTGTGCTCCATTCGACTCCCCACGGAATACGCCCTTATTGGACGATCTCTCAGCACGGAATTATCCTCTTCATCGGGTGTGAAGCGCGCAAAGACCTTCTCAAGGGGGTAGTCAGCAAAACGCGTATCAGTTGATGGTGTACCCGATGTGATGCTGGAACTCGATGCTGCTGAACTCATCCCACTCATTGTGTGGTGCCGATGCGATGGATCCATATCCACGTACTGATCATGTTGCGATCCATCAACACCCTCCTCGGCAAGGCTCGAGGCACGACTATGCACCCCTGAGCTCCCTGTATAGACGCCACGACCAAAGTCAACGCCCGGCGACATGGGTAGGTAGCCCGAAGAGCCCGTTGGGTCTCCTGGGCTACTCCCACACGGACTGTACATCTCAATGTAGCTACTACGACCCTCAACGGATCCCACAGGTGGTGCTGGACTACCCTTTCGATGGGCTTGCGTCTGGGTAATTGGTAGCGACAGGGAGGTTCCATTTTGCGTGATACCCTTCTCGCCAAATCTATGATTTCTGTCATACATTGAATGTAGCTTCTTGTCGCTGTTCCAGTAGTCATCGGAGTTCTCCTCAAGAATCGCTGACTCCTGTGACATGCCACTGGAGGAGCGATTAAAAAGGGAATGtttatcattcatttttctttgagaattttattcaaaaaagcaaaattttaagaGTAAAAATGAAtctttgagtaaaaaaaaactctgaattCACTGGGATTTGAACTGGGGGACATTCATGTGTGAGACTAGAACTCTACCAATTGTGCTATTTATctgtcattttggaatttggTACCATTTACCCAATGAGCTTAGttcattgttttttcttacaatttgaatgtttttcaaagttagaaatgaataaaatttaaaaaaaaaagaagaaaaagacgTTTTCCTAAAagctttaagaaatttttttagagtatCTAAAttgacgcgaaagggttaaaattaaatactttcatttcaagacaaaaataaaataaataaaagaaaattcaggaagaaaatattattaaaaaaaaactcaccccaTATACCTCTGGAACTGATGACAATATTCATCTGGTGTGAGCGAATGCCCAAAACCATCAGTCTCATCGATGCTGAGCGATGATCCGTCGCTCTCGGAACAAGCCCCAGACGGACTCAGCGGGCAGGAGTTCACTGGCGGGCTGTTGCTGTGTCGATTGTACATGGAGTGAGGTCGATTTGAGGGAATCGACCTCGGCGGTGGCATCGACGTGTTATTTTGTTGGCTACTCTCGCTGATGGCGCGATTTCGCGACGGGAGACTGTCGCAGCGCTCCCTCTTCATTGCTGAACCTtcacgaaagaaaatttcacaatgtGGAATGAGTGGAAAGTTAGACCACTTCAAacttatattaaaaaaatcaaggatgaagaaagaaagaaaaaaatatatatctaaAGGATCGTTTGGGGGtgaaggaaagaaagaaagaaaaaaagctccttaaGAGGATGGGAATGAGTGTGGCAGGACGAAAATAAACCATTGCATTGGGGACTCATTTGAATAATGacaatggaattttcatggaGGTTCTTTTTCTGTGATAAATGAAAGTTACatgttatatataaaatatcgAAAGAAAGCTCTTAATTGAGGTCAgttcaccacacacacactcacacacattTCACAGCCATTTATCATTCatggaattttatatattttttatggatatttttgcacatagcacgcaaaataagaaaaaaaaatgttgaaaatcaCTTCGTGAAAATATTCAGCCCAAGCACCATCCCCTTCACACGCAAAttagtaattttttattaacaaatttGATCACTTTTTGCCCTTGTAAGTTATTGGTgatctaaaattttttctttagttacaaaaaaacaaacaaatatttttgctaaagaatgagaaaatgaaaaaaaaatatacaaaagtttgatttatttaataaatcaacgAAATATAGAGATTTTCTGATGTTTTGGCCTAGAGGTTGGTCACTACTGAGACGGTGGAAGACGcaaggaaaataataattctacattttcaaaggaaaataattgGCAAAAGAACTACATTCTTTTCATGCTCTTAACTCTCCTGACAAAGCTCTTTTAgtaaagaaacaaaaactCTTTTTCATTCTAAGAGTTTTTCCATCCTAACTATCCCCACTCAAAGTTAACTGAACTGAAAGAGAAATAGAAGCTTCCGAGGCAAAAAAGTCCCTGAGAAAATTACTTACTCCCCCCCCCCTCTTCCAAAGgatgtgaaaatataaaaattaataactcaaTTCGTTAAGGAAAAACTTCCGTGAATGAACTTTCTCACAAAGTGAtgtggtgaaagaaaaaaaaagaagaaaaagctcccCATATGTTTGTGCAGTTGAGTACCGAGATAATTCAGTTACAATTTCCTTCCCTTCGCGGATAcacttttttattgctttcattctttttttttgtgtgtttgctCTTCTGGGACATCGTCACACAGAAAAGGAAAAGCGCGCGTGAAAGTTTATACACCCTGacctctccttttttttattacaacacATACTTCGTCCTTCCACCCTGCTGTGAGGGTGTGAGAGGGAACAACACAAGAAAGTCACTCGAGAATGATGGAGAAAGTcggaatgaaagaaaaaaaaaaaacgcatgGAATGAAAAAGTTCAATCTAACGAACGCAATAAAATCCGtaagaaaaagctcacagaGACGAGCACAGGGTGTGGCTATTGAAATGTTcatagaataaattctttttatagaattggttttttttaaaattatttatcaataatttttttttaattttaataaaatcttatttaacATTTATAGCGTCCCTAACGCTGATTACCATGAGGGACGCTAAAATCCTCCATTATGCttcactttaaaaatatttcaatgtgtTTTATTCAGCCACacagaaatccttgaaatctttgaattttgtgctgaaattttaagatttcaagcgaatttcaagggtttattggtcactgaataaggcccaatatttaaaaaataaacaaaaacctttaatgatgaaaatgcaagaaatctCTCCAATTATAAtggaaaaacaaaagaattttccttcttacTTACACCCTTCCCTTCCCCCCCCATTGTAATTCTCATTTTTGTTGCAGAAAGAACACTGATTGCTACTCATCAGAAGGCATAGCAACAAATATTCGAGCGTAAAAAAACCCAATGGATATATTAGGAAGTAATAGGACGAGTAAACAACAATAAGGTGAAACAAATTGTAAATAGGAtggtaaataaatatatatatatatatatatatatatatatatgcaGTATTGAGAAGTAGAATTGGTagagctatatatgtataacgTCTAAGTAGGGGAAAAAAGCCAACGAGTAGTGTTGGTGCAAACAAAATTCAAGTGGTGTGGCTTTTCTTGCAAGACccttgaattatttattggaGCGCACACGAAATACCTGAAGTATCTTGTTGGTAGTCAAAGGGAGACAAACAAactaaaatattatgtatatatgtggTGTAGAAATACATAATACATCAATATATATTGAGAATATGACGTTGGTGGTGAAAATATCGATTATAATGTTTTTCGGGGGCTTTTCAATTGAGAATCACTCGCTCTCTCTCGTCTCTTAGAAAATTCTGAAACAAAAGATAGGTCTTTATTTAACCCACAtgtttatgaattatttaattcgcgggaaaattgtgaaattatttcctctttgtattattttacatgaaagCTCATGAAGAGTTGAAAAGCTTCCTATAAAACTCATACATTTTtctgattaataaaattgaaaaataaaggatAGTTCGACAGCTATCCTTAAGTCagatatttaatatttctttcatctaaaaataaatggaaattttccattaatttagCTACATAAAGTGATGATgtttatttaacaaatataTACCCACAAAATAAGTTGATAGTTTTccagaaaatttcaattgccATAATTTATCCCATTTTATGTGTTTATGTTATACATAGTGTGAGAGCTTTagggaagagagagagagggtggTGTGTTGTAAATGTTACATGGAGGAGACCTGTTGATACTGGTGCAGATTTAAAGGATTACagagaatttacacatttgcCCCCATTATATACCAAATAGAATTTAACAGTGTTtgttgcaaagaaaataaggaaaaaccaatttaaattccttaaacTCTTCtggataaattaaatgttatttacatgaatttgaatttgctTAATAAAATACcttcttaagaaaaagaaatcttttaaattcctttagaATACATTCTGTAGATTAAACCTTTctcaaattaaatacaaattctctttaaataagctcaatttgatcaaaataaaatggtaaaaagaataaatgcCCATGAGACTCTTTTCTCCACAAATAAGTCTGAAAATTAGGTAGGAATCATAGTGATTAAGAGAATCCTAAATCATTCACCATCAACACCATTTTgatgagaaataatttctccatctctaataaatctcaaataaattgtaaCGTGTCGCTCCTTGTGACAATTGAGTTTGTATCTATTAATGTTGGGGTGCGGGTGGCTCCTTTAATTATCATTTTGGAGCACACCAATTAGCTGAAGAATAGAACCCACAGCACACCCTCCTCGCAACATCAACCCACCAGCCAGCGCGCTTATTCATACTGTAGCTGGGGAATGTCGCAAGCGTGTACAACAGCATCAATTATGACGCGAAATGATACGCGAAAGGTGAGACATTTGTAATTAGTGTACATGTCAATGCAAATCAGTGAAGGTTTTTCTCTTCGCCATTTGCATATTGATGGCATATCCCATGGATATTATTCAGATCAAATATTTATGGGCACACCGTGTAACCACAAAATGGAAATGAACATGTTAATTGTTTCGCATGTACCATTAACACCTACGAGGTGGAGATGATTGGTCTTGCGGAGTTGGGATTAATTAatgttgtttctttttttttgggttggtATACAAATCAGTGTGGATGCAgaataaaaccaaaaaataaaaaaaaaaataaaacagaatcCCGGAATCATCCAACGAGGGGGCATTCAAGCACATTCGCACATACAGTTTCCGGTGAGGGGGAGGCATTCAAGAGGTAtattatgtgtttttttttttttttttgagtgtaaagaacagagagagagtgagaaagaGGAGAGATACGTGGGGGTTGTTTTGGGAGGGAGATACGTACTCCTGGCCGAATTGCTATTTCTCGTACGACGCATAAGAAGGGGTGAACCACCGGAGAAGGAAGCCGAGGAAGTTCCTGGGAACTTTCCTGCACTCATCTTTCTCACAGGGGCCGCCGGAACACTACTCTTCGCCTCGCCATCGGCACTCGTGAGCGCTTGATCCTCAACAATACTCTCCATGGATGTTGTGGACATGTGATGGTGATGATGATGGAGATGATGGTGGACAATCGGTGGGAAATCACGCTGATGATCGCGATTGTTGTTCATCTCGGGGCAATTGCCAGGGCAGCCCGTGGGCGGGAGGTGGTTATTATTGAAATGCCCATCAGTGGTACCCACCACCCCAACGGGTGTGGCCCCATGTGGAATTCTATGCGAACAGTGGGAATTTGGTGCCCCATCCGTGGGGCATGTGCAATTGACAACGCGAACCTCTTGCCGCGGCACCGGCGCCACCACGATGGCCGTCTCCTCTGTGAGTGGGAGTGATCGTGTACGCTGATGCACTGGCTGAATGCCGGACCCAGTTTTCGATGATGATACAGATGCTGTGACAAGTGATGAGGACGGAGCGGCATTGCTGAGCACTGCCGCTGCACATGGAAGCGACAGTGCTCGCTGATGGCATGATGTGGACGCCGCAACCGCCACTGTGAATTAAAAGAGCGAACAATGTCGCGATTTTAGACACAACAAAACACACGCACACACAACAGTCCTGccgacaaaattaatttgtttttctttttcttcttaagatcAATATACTATGTTAGCCGGAAAA harbors:
- the LOC129790593 gene encoding mucin-2 isoform X2; translated protein: MSTSFQNRMSTLVASTAASALSSTSAMTASQTNDPKANAGIVLQGYYRKLKTMKKKYFVLYSDTKERSARLEYYDSEKKFKTNFGHPKRTIVLRTCFNINRRTDTKHKWVVALYTKDDCFCIVFDAEQDLNMWLRNLLSLQRGDDSAGDPPRPNFEHTWSVQVQRKGLAEDKGIIGNYHLCLTEKSLTLVRVGSATTTGGDHRLGSVEFLLTTIRRCGNTQCFFYMEVGRHSAIGAGELWMETQDPFIAENMHQTIISASANCKSRDDYMGPVRPRSSSANEASKPISMAMRRQTHVGQKPMNFSPSGVMSTTSNCSTIISTTTPAITRTTYNPQYPSTAPLRPIMAQRRHSVSVAVAASTSCHQRALSLPCAAAVLSNAAPSSSLVTASVSSSKTGSGIQPVHQRTRSLPLTEETAIVVAPVPRQEVRVVNCTCPTDGAPNSHCSHRIPHGATPVGVVGTTDGHFNNNHLPPTGCPGNCPEMNNNRDHQRDFPPIVHHHLHHHHHHMSTTSMESIVEDQALTSADGEAKSSVPAAPVRKMSAGKFPGTSSASFSGGSPLLMRRTRNSNSARSSAMKRERCDSLPSRNRAISESSQQNNTSMPPPRSIPSNRPHSMYNRHSNSPPVNSCPLSPSGACSESDGSSLSIDETDGFGHSLTPDEYCHQFQRYMGGMSQESAILEENSDDYWNSDKKLHSMYDRNHRFGEKGITQNGTSLSLPITQTQAHRKGSPAPPVGSVEGRSSYIEMYSPCGSSPGDPTGSSGYLPMSPGVDFGRGVYTGSSGVHSRASSLAEEGVDGSQHDQYVDMDPSHRHHTMSGMSSAASSSSITSGTPSTDTRFADYPLEKVFARFTPDEEDNSVLRDRPIRAYSVGSRMEHNKRKFRIDLLNTDNSSLRARAFSLGSRAKVPRSEQYKGGMTHTQSTIVQTNLANNNGSTKSGKKSSSAPMLDKRANPELMDDFMEIDFSRGDEDTPTSTMPMPVPSSQSSESCNFPHETAYARTDSTDGYVEMRPVAMSKSPSLSSSPVKSYMSPRTVPLRSLVKNNNNVEMSPVLGGRPVPSSSTLATSPKASTTSDDYLNMSPVEGIHEKMDVDMPRMSSAPEGYIEMSWSTKNSKTVNNNTIPEKPASDEYINMSFQNARRNGSGKKESNTPRMTSMPIAIQGKQPMYSGRSSLTGKGEPQQSFLPLNTTVATQPPAHRSESKDSGIVTPTGSNAAIFPFSPSSPMKPFQHTEPRKCLVDGSSGTVMLAEEEASHGSSGVATPTTPVPMEGISSDECSSKGIRKCSAEENRYVDSVAQQTKIRRLSIEVPDYVNCTPVGVRKITPSVSPLRNSAEDVAGDYVLMRPAATTVERVPPKRVTPVNKNSSELSLNTFEGFIPIASAEEEASREDKVVSPRTTNPSSLKRPFWYGKESDGSFDSLRVASRPNSVNSDKITSKISSLSLNRPNSANSDHVPPISSSSSASTLCGSSSSSSTLCGSKSPSSATLMRPQSFTESTSRPDSATEQTSRPPSVTSERELHYASLDLPPCSAGAAGVAPLARQEAADLSSSSASSKNASLSGDSSASPSPNAAPTGATQVPTVAFNYAQIDFTKCENPKATTPN
- the LOC129790593 gene encoding insulin receptor substrate 1 isoform X3; translated protein: MSTSFQNRMSTLVASTAASALSSTSAMTASQTNDPKANAGIVLQGYYRKLKTMKKKYFVLYSDTKERSARLEYYDSEKKFKTNFGHPKRTIVLRTCFNINRRTDTKHKWVVALYTKDDCFCIVFDAEQDLNMWLRNLLSLQRGDDSAGDPPRPNFEHTWSVQVQRKGLAEDKGIIGNYHLCLTEKSLTLVRVGSATTTGGDHRLGSVEFLLTTIRRCGNTQCFFYMEVGRHSAIGAGELWMETQDPFIAENMHQTIISASANCKSRDDYMGPVRPRSSSANEASKPISMAMRRQTHVGQKPMNFSPSGVAVAASTSCHQRALSLPCAAAVLSNAAPSSSLVTASVSSSKTGSGIQPVHQRTRSLPLTEETAIVVAPVPRQEVRVVNCTCPTDGAPNSHCSHRIPHGATPVGVVGTTDGHFNNNHLPPTGCPGNCPEMNNNRDHQRDFPPIVHHHLHHHHHHMSTTSMESIVEDQALTSADGEAKSSVPAAPVRKMSAGKFPGTSSASFSGGSPLLMRRTRNSNSARSSAMKRERCDSLPSRNRAISESSQQNNTSMPPPRSIPSNRPHSMYNRHSNSPPVNSCPLSPSGACSESDGSSLSIDETDGFGHSLTPDEYCHQFQRYMGGMSQESAILEENSDDYWNSDKKLHSMYDRNHRFGEKGITQNGTSLSLPITQTQAHRKGSPAPPVGSVEGRSSYIEMYSPCGSSPGDPTGSSGYLPMSPGVDFGRGVYTGSSGVHSRASSLAEEGVDGSQHDQYVDMDPSHRHHTMSGMSSAASSSSITSGTPSTDTRFADYPLEKVFARFTPDEEDNSVLRDRPIRAYSVGSRMEHNKRKFRIDLLNTDNSSLRARAFSLGSRAKVPRSEQYKGGMTHTQSTIVQTNLANNNGSTKSGKKSSSAPMLDKRANPELMDDFMEIDFSRGDEDTPTSTMPMPVPSSQSSESCNFPHETAYARTDSTDGYVEMRPVAMSKSPSLSSSPVKSYMSPRTVPLRSLVKNNNNVEMSPVLGGRPVPSSSTLATSPKASTTSDDYLNMSPVEGIHEKMDVDMPRMSSAPEGYIEMSWSTKNSKTVNNNTIPEKPASDEYINMSFQNARRNGSGKKESNTPRMTSMPIAIQGKQPMYSGRSSLTGKGEPQQSFLPLNTTVATQPPAHRSESKDSGIVTPTGSNAAIFPFSPSSPMKPFQHTEPRKCLVDGSSGTVMLAEEEASHGSSGVATPTTPVPMEGISSDECSSKGIRKCSAEENRYVDSVAQQTKIRRLSIEVPDYVNCTPVGVRKITPSVSPLRNSAEDVAGDYVLMRPAATTVERVPPKRVTPVNKNSSELSLNTFEGFIPIASAEEEASREDKVVSPRTTNPSSLKRPFWYGKESDGSFDSLRVASRPNSVNSDKITSKISSLSLNRPNSANSDHVPPISSSSSASTLCGSSSSSSTLCGSKSPSSATLMRPQSFTESTSRPDSATEQTSRPPSVTSERELHYASLDLPPCSAGAAGVAPLARQEAADLSSSSASSKNASLSGDSSASPSPNAAPTGATQVPTVAFNYAQIDFTKCENPKATTPN